In a single window of the Chionomys nivalis chromosome 11, mChiNiv1.1, whole genome shotgun sequence genome:
- the LOC130884172 gene encoding 40S ribosomal protein S19-like gives MPGVTVKDVNQQEFVRALAAFLKKSGKLKVPEWVDTVKLAKHKELTPYDENWFYTRAASTARHLYLRGGAGVGSMTKIYGGRQRNGVRPSHFSRGSKSVARSVLQALEGLKMVEKDQDGGRKLIPQGQRDLDRIAGQVAAANKKH, from the coding sequence ATGCCTGGAGTTACTGTAAAAGACGTTAACCAGCAGGAGTTCGTCAGAGCTCTGGCAGCCTTTCTCAAAAAGTCCGGGAAGCTGAAAGTCCCCGAATGGGTGGACACAGTCAAGCTGGCCAAACATAAAGAGCTTACCCCCTATGATGAGAACTGGTTCTACACACGAGCTGCCTCTACAGCACGGCACCTGTACCTGCGTGGTGGTGCCGGGGTTGGCTCCATGACCAAGATCTATGGAGGACGGCAGAGAAACGGTGTCAGGCCCAGCCACTTCAGCAGAGGCTCCAAGAGTGTGGCCCGCAGCGTTCTCCAAGCCCTGGAGGGACTGAAAATGGTGGAAAAGGACCAAGATGGGGGCCGCAAGCTAATACCTCAGGGACAGAGAGATCTGGACAGGATTGCCGGACAGGTGGCAGCTGCCAACAAGAAGCATTAG